CTTGTTGCGCGCGTTCCAGCAGCCGTCCGCCTGCCGAGCGCATTCCGGCGCAGGAGGCATGCAGTCCTGATTCCTCGTTTGCCAGAGCATTCATGATCGACTCCGGCAGGCCCTGATACGTGGCCGCTCCGGCAGCCAGTTCTCCAAGCCACGTCAGGAGTGCGTCGCTTGGCACGGGTGAAGCGAGCAGGCTGTCGGCTCGAGCGCGCAGTACGTCGAAGTTGGCGTTGAGCAGGGTTTCGAGTAGTGCCTCACGGGTGGGGAAGTGGCGATAGAGCGTCCCGATGCCAACGCCCGCGCGACGGGCGATGTCGCGCAGTGACGCGTCCGTACCGTGCTCGGCGACGAGCTCCGCCGCCGCAGCCAGAAGCAGGTCGCGGTTTTTGCGTGCATCGGCACGAGTCGTCTGCGACAAGATCAGCACCTCACTCGAAGTGGAGCAGTGCTCCTTTGACTACCGGAGCAGTGCTCCGTATATTCGCCATTCTACCGGAGCGGTGCTCCGGTACTGCGTGCGGCCAGCACTGGAGAACCCATGAACCCGACAGCCAAGACCATCCTCGTCGCTGGGGCCACCGGCCAGCAGGGAGGGGCCACCGCCCGGCACCTGCTCGCTGACGGATGGCGGGTGAGGGCGCTGGTGCGTAACCCGGTCGGCCCGGCGGCACAGGAGCTGGCCCGGATGGGCGCCGAGCTGGTGCGCGGCGACATGGACGACCGCAGCTCTCTGGATGTCGCCGTCCGGGGCGCGTACGGAGTGTTCAGCGTCCAGCCCGCCCTCATCCCGCCGGACTTCGCCGAGAACGAGTTGCAGCGGGGGCTGAATGTCGCAGAAGCCGCCGGCGAAGCCGGTGTGGAGCATCTCGTGTACGCCTCTGTGGCCAGCGCCGACCGGAACACCGGTATCCCGCACTGGGACGTCAAGTGGCAGGTCGAGCAGCGCATCCGTGCTCTGGGCGTTCCCTCCACGATGCTCCGCCCGGTCATGTTCATGGAAAATCACGCTGACCCGACGTACGGCCTCACCGGAGAGCATGCGCTCATCCGCGCGATCCCTTCCGACGCCACCGTCCAGCTCATCGCCCTCAGCGACATCGGTGCCTTCGCTGCGCTCGCCTTCGGCAACCCCGAGCAGTACCTGGGCAAGGCGATCGAGCTGGCCGGAGACGAACTCACCCTTGACCAGATGATCAGTGCCATCGCCCGGGCGACCGGCCGCACGTTGCCGCTTCCCCCCAGCCACGAAGAGCCTGCCACCCGGACCGCCGTCGCCGGCGAAGCGGAGGGGAAGTTCTCCTTCTGCGGCTGGCAGGCGGACATCCCGGCTCTGCGGGCACAGTATCCGGCCCTGATGGACTTCGACACCTGGCTGGCACGGGACGGCAAAGCCATGATCGAGGCGCTGCTGGACTGCGCGGAAATCCGCTGAACGCCCACTGCAGTCCGCGGCCGCACACATCGGCCGCAGGCCGCCCACCGCCGGCGCCGGCGCCGGCCCGCAGGCCTGCGGGCCCTCCATTCCACCCTCGTATGCGATCCACCTCCACAAGCTCTAGGAGCAGCACAGTGACCACCTCCGCAGCTGGGGCCCTGTCCCGGCCGTTCAGTCTGGGACGCCTGACCCTTCCCAACCGGATCACCATGTCCCCGATGACCCGGTCGTTCTCGCCCGGAGGGATTCCCGGCGAGGACGTGGCCGCCTACTACGCGCGCCGCGCCGCAGCCGGAGTCGGACTGATCATCACGGAAGGCACCTACGTCAACCATCCGTCAGCCGGCGAGGATGCCGCCGTGCCTCGCTTCTACGGGGCGGAGTCACTCGCCGGGTGGGCCAGGGTGGCGGACGCTGTGCATGCGGTCGGCGGACACATCGTGCCGCAGTTGTGGCACATCGGTATGTTCCGGGATCCGGACGTGACACCGTTCGAGGACGTGCCTGCCGTGGGGCCGTCCGGCCTCACTCTCACCGGCACGGACGATGGCGGTCGTGCCATGACCCGCGCAGACATCGACGAGGTCATCGGCGCCTACGCGCAGGCGGCCGCGGACGCGGAGCGGATCGGCTTCGACGGAGTCGAAATCCATGGGGCGCACGGGTACCTCATCGACCAGTTCCTGTGGTCTTACACCAACCGGCGTACGGACGAGTACGGTGGCGACTCGGTGGCGCGGACACGGTTCGCTGCCGAGATCGTCGAGGCCATCCGCGAGAGAGTCTCGCAGGACTTCCCGGTGATTTTCCGTTTCTCCCAGTGGAAGGGCTACGACTTCGACGCCCGGCTGGCCGACACTCCCGACGAGTTGCAGGCGGTGCTTGCCCCCATAGCCGATGCCGGAGTCAGCGCGTTTCACGCTTCCACCCGCCGCTATTGGGAGCCGGAGTTCGAGGGGTCCGACCTGAACCTTGCGGCGTGGGCGAAGAAGCTCACCGGCAAGGCGGCCATCACGGTCGGCTCGGTCGGCCTCGACGGTGACATCACCGAGGACAGTGCCGAGCCGGCCGGTCTGGAGCGGCTTGCCGAGGCGTTGGAGCGCGATGAGTTCGACCTCGTCGCGGTCGGCCGGGCACTCCTGGCCGATCCTCAGTGGGCCAGGAAGGTGCTGGACGGCCGGGTCGAAGGCTTCGCTCCGTTCACAAAGGAAGCAGAAAAGACGCTGTTCTGACCTTTCTCCGCTTCTGGGAGATGCCACAGGGCAACTGAGACGGATCAACGACGGCGGCCCCGACCATGATTGGTCGGGGCCTTTCGTCTGCCCTGGTGGGCGCCTGCGGAGGATACGAGATTCGAACTCGTGAGGGGTTGCCCCAACACGCTTTCCAACTGTCCGCATGACCGTACGGGACGTCCGTGGGGGTTCGCGGGGCAGGTCAGACGGGGTGCGCGTACGGCGGTGAACGGTGGCGTCCCTCAGGGCACTGGACAAAGACCAGGACAACGAGTGGTAGGGAAACCGAGACGGGCGCCCGTCGCGTACCGCCGCTCTGGCTGGCACTTTTCGCCGGCCTGGACCTGTCCGCCCAGCGGCGGCTCATCTTCCAGGCCGTGGTCCACCGCCACGAACTGCTGCTGCCGGCGGACCACCACGGCGACGACGCCTGGGCAGTGCCCGCCGACTCGATCCCGACGCCATAGACTGGCTCTGCACCAGCTACCTCGGCCTGCCGACGACTGCACATACGAGAGACATGCCAGCGCCCGGACAGTGGGTAGCGGTGACCCCGAGGAGCGTGGCACGTGCCAACACGCACCAGTGATGACAGCTCGAGAGCGCCACGGGCCGCCCGCGCCGCCGCCCTGGCGACCGCCGTCTTGCTGTATGCCCTCGTGGTCGGCCTGGAAGTCGGCACCCCCGCGCGCATGCCCCCGATCCTGGTGGCGATCCCCCTCGTCGTCGCCCTGGCCTTCGGCCCGCCGATGATCATTGGCTCAGCTGTGGTGGTCGTCGCCACCCGTTGGGCCTTCCTGCTGCTTGACGGCGGGCGCATCGACACCGCGGCCGGAACCACCGCGACGGTCCTCGCCGTCGCGGCCGTCGCTTGCTTCGTGGTCCACCGCCGCGGTCGCGAGACCGCCCGGCTGCGCGAGGTCACCTCCGTCGCCGAAACCGCGCAACGCGCGGTGCTGCGCCCGCCGCCCGCCACCGTCGGGCCGTTCCGCGCCGCCGCCAGCTACCGCGCCGCCGCCCAGTTCGCCCGCATCGGAGGCGACCTGTACGCCGTCGCCGAGACCGACCACGGCGTACGCGCCCTCATCGGCGACGTCCGCGGCAAAGGACTCGACGCCGTGGCCACCGCCTCCGCCGTCCTCGGCTCCTTCCACGAGGCCGCCTACGCCTGCCCCATCCTCGACGGCCTCGCCCACCGGCTCGAGACCAGCCTCCGCCGCCACCTCGACGACGCCGAGGCCTTCGTCACCGCGTTCCTGGTCGAGATCCACCCCGACGGACGCACGCACGCACTGTCGTGTGGACACCCGGCACCGCTCATCCTGAGCGGCGACACCGTGCTCGAACTCCCCGTACCGCCGGGATTGCCGCTCGGCCTGCGCAATGCGCCGCCCGACCCCGACGCCCCACGCACCAGCGCGGCCACCGCCGACACCCGTCTCCAGCCCGGCGACACCCTCCTGATGTACACCGATGGACTCACCGAGGCCCGCGACGTGGCCGGCGACTTCTACCCCCTCCCCCGCCGCCTCACCCACTATCTGCGCGCCCACCCCGGACACATCGACCCGGGCTCCCTCCTCGACTGGCTCCAGCAGGACGCGTACGACTACGCCGACGGTTGCACGCACGACGACGCGGCACTGCTCGCACTCACCTGGACGCCCGCGACACAGCACACAGCGGAACCCACCCACCCCGCCACCCACTGACGCCACAAAGGGTGATCAGTCTTCCGGGAGGGCTCGCTACATGCATGTGACCGAGCCCATGCTTCGCAAGGTGGCGGACCAGGTCGGCGAGAAGTTGTGGGGCTCCTCCGGGGCCAAATGAGACCAAAAATGAGACCACACACGTCGAAGGGCCCCACCGCGAACGGTGGGGCCCTTCGACATCGTGCCCGGTGAGGCACTGGCGGAGGATACGAGATTCGAACTCGTGAGGGGTTGCCCCCAACACGCTTTCCAAGCGTGCGCCCTAGGCCTCTAGGCGAATCCTCCGCGGCAAACAATACAAGACGTTGAGGAGTGCTCGCGAACTCGTTCTCCCCGGTCAAGTTCCTGTACTCTGTGCGGAGCCCCTCACGTGGCGCTATCTGACTGAACTCCCCCAGGGCCGGAAGGCAGCAAGGGTAGGTTGGCTCTGGCGGGTGCGTGAGGGGCGCTTGCGTTCGCGGGGATGCCGGGCGTGGGGTGCGGAGTGCGGCGGCCGGGGATCTTGGGGATGCGCTGTCGGGCGGTCCTTGTTGTCAGTGGGCGCCTATAACCTCGTATGCGTGTCGTCTCTCGCGCTGTACCGCCGCTATCGCCCGGAGTCGTTTGCCGAGGTCATTGGGCAGGAGCATGTCACTGACCCGCTGCAGCAGGCGCTGCGGAACAACCGGGTCAATCACGCGTACCTGTTCAGCGGTCCGCGCGGGTGCGGGAAGACCACCAGCGCGCGCATTCTCGCCCGGTGCCTGAACTGCGAGCAGGGGCCTACGCCCACGCCGTGCGGGGAGTGTCAGTCCTGCCGGGACCTCGCGCGCAACGGACCGGGGTCCATCGACGTCATCGAGATCGACGCCGCCTCGCACGGTGGTGTCGACGATGCCCGTGACCTGCGCGAAAAGGCCTTCTTCGGGCCCGCCGGCAGTCGGTACAAGATCTACATCATCGACGAGGCCCACATGGTCACGTCGGCCGGCTTCAACGCACTGCTGAAGGTCGTCGAGGAGCCGCCGGAGCATCTGAAGTTCATCTTCGCCACCACCGAGCCCGAGAAGGTCATCGGGACCATCCGGTCGCGGACCCACCACTATCCGTTCCGGCTGGTGCCCCCGGGGACCCTGCGGGAGTACCTGGGCGAGGTCTGCGGGCGCGAGGGCATCCCCGTCGAGGACGGGGTGCTGCCCCTGGTCGTGCGGGCCGGTGCGGGGTCCGTGCGTGACTCCATGTCCGTCATGGACCAGCTGCTCGCGGGAGCGGGCGACGCCGGTGTGACGTATGCCATGGCGACCTCGCTGCTCGGGTACACGGACGGGTCGCTGCTGGACTCGGTGGTCGAGGCGTTCGCCGCGGGGGACGGCGCCGCGGCCTTCGAGGTCGTGGACCGGGTGATCGAGGGGGGCAACGACCCTCGGCGGTTCGTCGCCGACCTGCTGGAGCGGTTGCGGGATCTGGTGATCCTCGCGGCCGTGCCCGATGCCGCCGAGAAGGGGCTCATCGACGCGCCCGTCGATGTCGTCGAGCGTATGCAGGCCCAGGCCGGGGTCTTCGGCGCCGCAGAGCTGAGCCGCGCCGCCGACATCGTCAACGAGGGGCTGACGGAGATGCGCGGCGCCACCTCGCCGCGGCTCCAGCTCGAACTCATCTGCGCGCGCGTGCTGCTGCCCGCCGCGTACGGGGACGAGCGGTCCGTCATGGCCCGGCTGGACCGTATAGAGCGCGGGGTGAACTTCTCCGGTGGCGGCGGCGCGCCCGTCATGGGGTACGTGCCCGGCCCCGAGGTGCACGGTGCGGCGCCGGTCGCTTCGGTTCCGCCTGGGGGCGGGGCCGCGGCGGCTCGGGCGGCGGTGCGGGGGGCCGGGCCTGGGGCAGGTGGTTCGGCGGGCGCTCCCGCGCAAGGAGCGGCTCCCGAGCCGGCCGCGCCTGCGGCTGCCCCGGCGACCGCGCCTCCTGCCGCTCCGGCGGCCCCTCCGGTCGCTCCTCCCGTGGCTCCGGTCGCTCCTCCTGCTGCCGCGCAGCCGCAGGCACCGGCCGCTTCGCCCGCGCCCGGTGCCTGGCCGACCGCGACGGCCGCGGGCAGTGGCCGGCGTCCCGGGGGATGGCCGACGGCGGCCCCCGCGGGTGGCGGGCAGGCTCCGGGCACGCCGCCCAGCGCGCCTACGTCTGCGCCTGCCTCCGCTCCTGCGTCCGCTCCCGCTCGTACGGGGGCCGCGCCTTCCGCTCCTGCTCCCGCGAGCGGTGTTCTCGACCCCCGCACGCTGTGGCCGAACATCCTGGAGGCGGTGAAGAACCGCCGTAGGTTCACCTGGATCCTGCTCAGCCAGAACGCCCAGGTGACCGGCTTCGACGGTACGACCCTGCAGATCGGCTTCGTGAACGCGGGCGCGCGGGACAACTTCGCGAGCAGCGGCAGCGAGGACGTACTGCGACAGGCGCTGGCCGAGCAGTTCAACGTCCAGTGGAAGATCGAGGCGATCGTCGACGCCACGGGCGGCTCGGGTGCCTCGGGTGGCGGGGGCGGCTTTGCGCCGTCGGCTTCGGCTCCCAGCTCCGGGTTCGGCGGTGGCAGTGGTGGCGCCGGCGGCGGTTACGGCGCGCCTCCGGCCGCCCCGCGCCCCGCGCCCCAGCAGGCACCGGCTCCCGCCCCGAGCCCGGCCGTGCCCCAGGGCGGCCCGTCCGCGGGCCCCGCTTCGGCGGCGCCCGCCCCGACCCCTCCTCCGGCCCCCGAGCCGCCCCCGGTCGCTCCTGAGGACGACGTCCCCGAGGACGACGACCCCGACCTCGACGAGTCCGCACTCTCGGGCCACGACCTGATCGTCCGCGAGCTGGGCGCGACGGTGGTGGAGGAGTACTCCAACGAGTGACGGATGCGCCCCTTCAGGGGCTTACGGCTGCAAAACAGCCCCTCCGGCGTTTGAGGAGCGGGGGTCTGGGGGCGGAGCCCCCAGGTACGGGACGGGTAGGGGCGGAGGGGGCGAAAACCCGATTGCGCGCCCCCGTCCAGGGGGCCCACAGCCGTACTGCTGCGGCCTCGTGACGGGCACACACCGCCGCGTGCGACGGGGCCCACAACCGTACAGCTGCGGCCCCGCCACGGGGCCCACAACCGTACAGCTGCGGCCCCGCCACGGGGCCCACAACCGTACAGCTGCGGCCCCGCCACGGGCACCCGTCGCCGTACCACGGCCACGCAACCGCACCCCCGACAACCCGCACCCAGCTCACCACCACCCACCCCGCATCCCCTACCTATAGGAGGATCCCACCAACCCGCCGCACCCCCCGCTTCGGAAGCCCCCACAAAGGCACCCGCCCCCGGCGGTTAGGCTGACCCCGTGAAGGTCCTCGTCATCGGTAGCGGCGCCCGCGAACACGCCCTGTGCCGTTCCCTGTCCCTCGACCCCGACGTCACCGCCCTGCACTGCGCCCCCGGGAACGCAGGCATCGCGGAGGTGGCCGAGCTGCACGCGGTCGACGCGCTCGACGGCGCCGCCGTGGCCGCGCTGGCCGCCGAGCTCGGCGCCGAGCTGGTGATCGTGGGCCCGGAGGCCCCGCTCGTCGCGGGGGTCGCCGACGCCGTGCGCGAGGCGGGCATCCCCTGCTTCGGCCCCTCGAAGGAGGCCGCGCAGCTGGAGGGCTCCAAGGCCTTCGCCAAGGACGTGATGGCGGAGGCGGGCGTCCCGACGGCGCGCTCGTACGTTTGCACGACGCCGGAGGAGGTCGACGAGGCGCTCGACGCCTTCGGCGCCCCGTATGTCGTGAAGGACGACGGACTGGCGGCCGGCAAGGGCGTCGTCGTGACCGACGACCTCGCGAAGGCCCGTGACCACGCCAACGCCTGCGACCGCGTCGTCATCGAGGAGTTCCTCGACGGGCCCGAGGTCTCCCTCTTCGCGATCACGGACGGCGAGACCGTCGTCCCGTTGCAGCCCGCCCAGGACTTCAAGCGCGCGCTGGACAACGACGAGGGCCCGAACACCGGCGGCATGGGCGCGTACTCGCCGCTGCCGTGGGCGGACCCGAAGCTCGTCGAGGAGGTCATGGAGTCGGTACTCCAGCCGACCGTCGACGAACTGCGCCGCCGTGGCACACCGTTTTCCGGCCTCCTTTATGCAGGTCTGGCGATCACCAGCCGCGGCGTACGGGTCATCGAGTTCAACGCCCGCTTCGGCGACCCGGAGACCCAGGTGGTCCTGGCCCGCCTGAAGACCCCGCTCGCGGGCGTGCTCCTGGCGGCGGCCAATGGCACCCTCTCCGACCTGGAACCACTGCGCTGGAGCGACGACGCGGCCGTCACGGTCGTCGTGGCCTCGCACAACTACCCCGGCACCCCGCGCACCGGCGACCCGATCACCGGGCTCGAGGACGTGGCGTCCCAGGACGCCCCGAACGCGTACGTCCTGCACGCCGGGACCAAGCGCGACGGCGGCGCGGTGGTGAGCGCGGGCGGACGTGTGCTCTCCGTCACGGCGACCGGCAGCGACCTCACCGAGGCCCGCGCCCGCGCGTACGCCGCGGTCGCCCGCATCGGCCTCGACGGTTCGCAGCACCGCACGGACATCGCGGCGAAGGCGGCGGCAGGGGCGTAAGCCCTGGGCCGAAGGCAGCTTGGGCCCCGGATTCTGTACGGAATCCGGGGCCTGATCGTTGCCCACCGTCATCCACCTCTCCCCAGAGCCATTCCATCGAGTGACCGATGCCCCATCCGGCTGACGGGGGCCGAGGCCCCAACTAGGGTGCGGCGAAAGCGTTCCGGCACTTGGCCCACCGGCATTGCGATGTCAGTGGCGGGTGCCACAGTGGGGGAGTGAGCAACGCCAGGGCATTCGTCGGGACGGGCTGTGACAGAGCCCGTGCCGGGCGGACAGTAGGGGGTGACGTCCGGTCGTGACCGGTATGGGTGTGGAGGTGGGCGCGCAGGCCGCGCGTTCCCGGGCTCTCGCTGTGCTGCGCATCCGCAGCAGGGCGTTGGCCGTCGCCCTGCTGCCCGCGGCCGTCGCCGTCGTGCTGCTCGTCGGTGGCTCCACCGGCCACATCACCGGCGGCAGCTGGGGGACCACCCGCTGGATCGTCACGGTCCTCGCCGCCCTCGTCCTGCTCGCCGCCGCCGGCATCGCGCTCGTCGTCGCCCGCTCGCGTCCCGCCATGAGCCCCACCGTCCCGATCGCCGAGGAATCCGCGCCCGACCTCTACCGCATGGTTCGCGACCTGGCCGACCGCCTCGAAGTCCCGGCCCCCTCGGCGATAGCGCTCACCCCGGACTGCGACAGCTGGCTGGAGGACCGCACCCACCCGGCGCACGGCCCACCCCCGCTCGCCGGCAGGGACGAAATAGCAGGAGTACGGGGCATACGGGGAGCGCGGGGCATACGGGGACTGTCGACGCGGCCCCGCCGAGCCCCCTCCGCTCCCGTCCTCGTCATCGGCTCCCCGTTCCTGTGGTGGATGCGGGTCGGGGAACTGCGCGCGGTCCTCGCCCCGGTCGTCGCCGGTACGGGTCCTTCGGCGCACCCCGACATAGCTGCGGCCCGTCGTTTCGTACGAGGCCTGGACGCGGCCGTGGCCGTGACCTCGGCGCCGACGCGCGCACCCCTGTCGCGTACGGTCCTCGGCGGTGTCGGCTGGGTCACCCGCGTGCTGCTGCGCAGCTGTCGGGGCCACGCGGCCGAGATGGAACGAGGCGTGGCGGCCGCCGCGGCCGAGCGTGCACAGGCTGTGGATTACGGCCTGCGGATCGTCGCGCAGGAACAGGTGGGCCTGGCGTACGCGGGCTGGGACCGGCTCCTGACCCGTGTGGCGCTGCCCGCCTGGCGGATGGGCCGCTGGCCCTCCCGGCTGGACGCGGGCGTCGTCGCGGCGCTGACCGAGCTGTCCCGCCGCGACCGCCTGGCCGAGGGCTTCGCCTCCCGCCTCGGCGAGCGCCCCGCCTGCGACCTGCTCGAAGAGCCCGGCAGGGTGGACGAGGCGGCCTCGCTCCTCGCCGCCCGCCTCTTCCACGGCGGCCCCGCCGAGCCCGGGCCGGACTGGGCGCCGGTCACCTGGCAGGACTACCCGGACGAGGTCGTCGACCGCAAATGGCGCTCCGACGCCGCGCGCCTCCACCGGGTGCTGGACGCGCTGGGCGTCCGGCACTCCACCGGCCCGGCGACGCGCGACTCGGGCCGTCCGACGCTGGCGCGGGTGATGGAGCACCTCGCCACGCCTCCGGAGGACAGGGAGGCGCCCGTCCCGGACGCGGCTGCCCTCACCGCCCATCGCGCGGACATATCCCCGGAGACGGACGAGGACGACGCGGAGCTCGCCCTCGGGAACGAGCGGACGTCCGCGCTCGCGGCCGGGCTGCTCGCGGAGCTGGCCCGCGAGGAGGCGTCGGGGCCGGCCGCGACGCCCGCCCCGGCCGGGGGCACCGAGCATCAAGGCCCCGACCGGGCCCTCTGGGACGATGGGACGCTTCCCCTGTTTCCCCTTCAGCCACCCCGGACCGCTCGTGAGCTGCTGGCCGACCATGTCACGGCGATGGTGTGCTGCGCCGCGATGGACACCGCGGGGGCTGCGCCCGGCCTCGACTGGCTCGACGGGCCGTCCCTCCTCGTCGGCGGCGTGCGCGCCGCCGACCTCGGGCCGCGGGTCCTCACCCTCGTCGAATCCGGCGACCCCGACCCCCTCCGCGACTGGCTCCGCCACCTGGGCGTCCGCCCGGAGAAACCGGTCCGCCTGGTCTGAGCCGGCGCCCCCGGCTGCGGGCGGGGATGTTTTTCGCCCCCTCCGCCCCTACCCTTCCCGTACCTGAGGGCTGCCGCCCCAGCCCCCTGCATCGGCCTGAAAAACGGCGGCCTCGTCCTCAAACGCCGGACGGGCTAAAAGATCTCCAGCGCCGGACGGGCTGGTGGTGCACCCGCACTCGCCAGCGCACGGCCCCGACCCACCCACCGGCGGTGGGCGAAACCGGTGCCATAGGCGGAGCCCCTCGTTCCACTCACGCCAATTCGCGACGAACGGTGACGGACTACGTGCGGAATGTGATGTGCTGGGACCGATCGCGCACACGGCAAGGGCTTACGCGCACACGGCAAGGGCTCACAAGGACAACGGGGGCAAGAGGGAGGGGAGCAGGCATGGGGTCGGAGCAGATTCGCCGCTGGGAGTCGGGAGCACTCGCGCACGCCGTGACGGACCCCTTCGGCCAGGGCCCCGTCCCCTGGCTCCGCGGCGACGAGCACTACTTCGACGACACCGGCCACGTCGTCCCCTGGTACATCGACCACATCGAAAACGTCGGAAGCGTCGAAAACACCGACCCCGCCCAGGGCGCCACCCTCGTACGCGACGACCGCGACCCCAAGACCACGGCCACAGCGACGGCCAGGACCAAGACGGGCGCCAAGCGCCCCATCCCGCACCCCCGAGCCGGAGGCCCCCGCTCCGCCGACGACGTCCACCGCCAGATCAAGGGCTTCACCTCCACCGGCGCGGCCGCCCCCGGCGAGGCCATCGACTTCCACATCACCGTCGACCCGCCCCAGGAATTCAGCGTCGACATCTACCGGATCGGCCACTACGGAGGCGAGGGCGCCAGCAAGATCACCACCAGCCCCCGCCTTTCCGGCATCGTCCAGCCCTCGCCCCTCACCGCCGACCGCACCGTCTCCTGCCACCACTGGTGGCTTTCCTGGCGGCTCCAGATCCCCTCCTACTGGAGCATCGGCGCGTACGTCGCCGTCCTCACCACCGTCGACGGCTACCGCTCCCACGTCCCCTTCACCATCCGCGACAACCACCCGGCGGACCTGCTCCTGCTCCTCCCCGACATCACCTGGCAGGCGTACAACCTCTATCCGGAGGACGGCCACACCGGCGCCAGCCTCTACCACGCATGGGACGAGAACGGCCGCCTGCTCGGCGAGGCGGACGCCGCGACGACCGTCTCCTTCGACCGGCCGTACGCGGGCGCCGGCCTTCCCCTCCACGTAGGCCACGCCTACGACTTCATCCGCTGGGCCGAGCGCTACGGCTACGACCTCGCCTACGCCGACGCCCGCGACCTGCACGCCGGGCGCGTCGACCCCACCCGCTACCGCGGCCTCGTCTTCCCGGGGCACGACGAGTACTGGTCGACGCAGATGCGCCGCACCACGGAACTCGCCCGCGAGTACGGCTCCTCGCTCGTCTTCCTCTCCGCCAACACCATGTACTGGCAGGTGGAGTTGGGCCCGTCCCCGTCCGGCGTCGCCGATCGCCTGCTGACCTGCCGCAAACGCAAGGGCCCGGGGAAGCCGGCCCTCTGGCGGGAAATCGACCGCCCGGAGCAGCAACTCATCGGCATCCAGTACGCGGGGCGGGTCCCCGAACCGCACCCGCTGGTCGTCCGCAACGCCGACCACTGGCTGTGGGAGGCGACCGGCGCGCACGAGGGCGACGAGCTGGAAGGCATGGTCGCGGGCGAGGCCGACCGCTACTTCCCGCGCACCCCGCTGCCGGAGCACCAGGGCCGCATCCTGCTCGCCCACTCCCCGTACCGGGACAGCGAGGGCGTCACCCGCCACCAGGAGACCTCCCTCTACCGGGCCCCGTCCGGCGCCCTGGTCTTCGCATCCGGAACGTTCGCCTGGTCCCCGGCCCTCGACCGCCCCGGCCACGTGGACACCCGCATCCAGCGAGCCACCGCGAACCTCCTGGACCGCATCTGCAAACGCGACTGACCGAGCACCTCTCACGCCGCGTCCCGCACGCCACCACCCACCCCCTGGCCAAAGTCACTCCCCCCATACGGGAGAATCGAGCCAATTAGACAGATCCACGGGGAGGAACCGTGTCCGGATTCGTAGAAAAGCCCGAGCCCCTCGAGGTTCCGGGTCTG
This genomic interval from Streptomyces dengpaensis contains the following:
- a CDS encoding N,N-dimethylformamidase beta subunit family domain-containing protein — protein: MGSEQIRRWESGALAHAVTDPFGQGPVPWLRGDEHYFDDTGHVVPWYIDHIENVGSVENTDPAQGATLVRDDRDPKTTATATARTKTGAKRPIPHPRAGGPRSADDVHRQIKGFTSTGAAAPGEAIDFHITVDPPQEFSVDIYRIGHYGGEGASKITTSPRLSGIVQPSPLTADRTVSCHHWWLSWRLQIPSYWSIGAYVAVLTTVDGYRSHVPFTIRDNHPADLLLLLPDITWQAYNLYPEDGHTGASLYHAWDENGRLLGEADAATTVSFDRPYAGAGLPLHVGHAYDFIRWAERYGYDLAYADARDLHAGRVDPTRYRGLVFPGHDEYWSTQMRRTTELAREYGSSLVFLSANTMYWQVELGPSPSGVADRLLTCRKRKGPGKPALWREIDRPEQQLIGIQYAGRVPEPHPLVVRNADHWLWEATGAHEGDELEGMVAGEADRYFPRTPLPEHQGRILLAHSPYRDSEGVTRHQETSLYRAPSGALVFASGTFAWSPALDRPGHVDTRIQRATANLLDRICKRD